A window from Chlamydia gallinacea 08-1274/3 encodes these proteins:
- the tal gene encoding transaldolase, whose product MPKQFDQLKLWSVIVCDTGDPELIKVSGAQDATTNPSLILKVAQETKYQELLTEAIAWGIRQNGDDVQTLTFVLDKIQVNFGLEILKTIPGRVSLEIDARLSFNTEAMVQRAVFLSQLFEASGGDKKRLLVKIPGTWEGIRAVEILEKQGIACNVTLIFNLIQAIAAAQAKATVISPFVGRIYDWWIAAYGEEGYSIDSDPGVASVANIYTYYKKFDIPTQVMAASFRTKEQILALAGCDLLTISPKLLDELKQDQSPITRRLSVEEAKKLDLQTVELTESVFRFLMNEDAMATEKLAEGIRIFSGDTQILEAAVTEFIKQIAAQDA is encoded by the coding sequence ATGCCTAAGCAATTTGATCAACTAAAACTCTGGAGTGTTATTGTTTGTGATACTGGTGATCCAGAATTAATTAAAGTTTCTGGAGCTCAAGATGCAACTACGAATCCATCCCTTATTTTAAAGGTGGCTCAGGAGACAAAATATCAAGAATTGTTAACTGAGGCTATTGCTTGGGGAATTCGGCAAAATGGTGATGATGTTCAGACATTGACTTTTGTATTAGACAAGATACAAGTAAATTTTGGTTTAGAGATTCTCAAGACCATTCCTGGTCGCGTGTCTTTAGAGATTGATGCTCGTCTTTCTTTTAATACAGAAGCTATGGTGCAAAGGGCTGTATTTTTAAGCCAATTGTTTGAGGCTTCTGGAGGAGATAAAAAGCGTCTTTTGGTAAAAATTCCTGGTACCTGGGAAGGTATTCGTGCTGTAGAGATATTGGAAAAGCAGGGAATTGCTTGTAACGTTACTCTGATTTTTAATCTTATCCAAGCTATTGCTGCTGCACAAGCTAAAGCAACTGTCATTTCTCCTTTTGTTGGTCGTATTTATGACTGGTGGATAGCAGCTTACGGAGAAGAGGGGTATTCCATAGATTCAGATCCAGGAGTAGCTTCCGTAGCAAATATTTATACGTATTATAAGAAATTTGATATCCCTACGCAAGTTATGGCAGCCTCTTTCCGAACGAAGGAACAAATTCTTGCTCTAGCAGGGTGTGATTTATTAACTATTTCTCCAAAGTTATTGGATGAGTTAAAGCAAGATCAGTCGCCAATTACTAGAAGGCTTAGTGTAGAAGAAGCTAAAAAATTAGATTTACAAACTGTGGAACTTACGGAAAGTGTATTCCGGTTCTTGATGAATGAAGATGCAATGGCTACTGAAAAGCTTGCTGAAGGCATTCGAATATTCTCTGGAGATACTCAAATTCTTGAGGCAGCGGTCACGGAGTTTATTAAACAAATAGCTGCGCAAGATGCGTAA